The genomic stretch GTTTAATTTTGCTACAATATATAAAccctatttaaataaattaatttactgagAAGTTACGAATAACCAATAATAATTCGATATACTCCATAATactttcaatgaaaaatatttttctagttatTTTTCTCAATGAAACTGGTAAAGTAAGGAGCTTTGCGTGGACATTATAATAAGCTCCTTAGTTTCTAACTGCTTCAGACACTTATCAAGCTGACTGTAATGTGAAAGTTTAGGGTGATTTTTCTGGTAACAACGTGTGGTTTTGATGGTGCAAAAATATtaggttaatttattataatttttaggaATCTAATATACGATGATATTTTTGGATgaggaaaacaaacaaactaatataaatttgaaagtaagttttttgtttgttacgctttcaagTATAAACTAGCCAACCAATcgtacaaaatgtatgtatgtatatatgtatatacatatatatgtgtgtatatatatatatatatatatatatatatatatatatatatgtatatatatatgtatatatatatatatatatatatatatatatatatatatatatatatagtaaataaaatgttgagtCATACAATATGCTTACATATTTGATTTTACCAGAGTTTTACAAGGTATTCCGATAATTACATTAGTACCTAACATTTCattcatttaacattaatttcatttttaaatataaaaaagttaataatagaTTATTGTTTTAGCACTTTTTGAGAATGCATAGCCTCgttattttaaaacgttacataaataatagtataaaattgtcTGTATATTCAAGTTATTCTAGGGTACATACTTTTCAACCTAATTGCTTGTCCCCAAACTTTGGAATCGCAAAGGTTATTATACAATAGCAggttgaacattttcaaactattattaaCCACggctttaattttattgtttcacagTTTAGCTCCTGATATAGCCTTGTTGTAACGACATTTTCTATTGATTTAGCCTAGTAAATACGGTTTAGATATCACAACCGCTGAGTATATTACTCCCGGAATCTCCATAATATAGGATATTCAACGCAATTAAATCTTCAAGTATCATCGGTCAGTGATATATGAAATATCATTACCGAAACCCTTTGGCTTCGTTTTATAAGGGTTTGAAAGGACACCGTTTGTTTCGCTCTTTACTAGCGGAGTATTATTGATTCCAATcatcaataaatatgattactTTGAAACAAATCGTGTAccaacatataatattattttctaccaCAAGCAGATAAGATTTTTGGAAAACGCCATTTCCTAGAACGAATAATAAAAAGACTTGACATTTTCAGAATATAtactattaaaagtatatttacatGATTGTGTAATTGATCAACGTTtcgattttaacattttttatataagagGTTTGAAAATTCcagtgattaatttttattatgaatttatttgtgTTTGCGAAAGTGTTAACTAGCAAATCATCAGctgttattttcattttgttgttaAATGCAACAgcgtttttttgttaaaaaaaatgttttaatgttacttGCCTTTGACATTGTTCTGTTCAGGGACGTCCGAAGGGGGGGGGCGAACGGGGCGGTCGCCCCGGCGCTGCGGCCAAGGGGGCGCCGCGCCGCGGCTAGGAGGTGCCcatagtcaatattaaatttgtaaaacaaaatttcaacgatattctactatatacatacaaaccCCCAATCCAGtgccttaatatttgttaaaaagaacttggtttgaaccatatacttaaaaatactgtttatttttagtaagttaagtTTGGCAACACCGCGCGGCAAAAACAACTTAGACCATTTGGCAACACCGCACTCGCAACTCCAACTGTCACTGTCATTGCGTCTACACCGTATAGGTTAGGTTGCTAACTACTCTCGTGTGTTTAGTGTTTGTAGAGACTTAGGGCTGTGAAATTAAGCGAATGTGTACGTGAGAGGTGAGCTTCGTATTGTATTAGTACCTACATATACAAAAGCTACAGACATGTGGTAGTTAAATATGTGTTGGTTGTCAtatgtattggtaataattatgtaaatgttgtttcgACCAAGGTACTATGTGCACTCTAGCTTGTATGTCGTAGCGTATGCATAAAAACTACGCAACATGTAGACCAACATAAGTAGGTCCTTTTAAGTAAACAAgcataattttttgaagaagtttcattttatttcagattattttattaaaatgtctaaaaaactatCAGGTGCTCAGAGACGAACATTAACAAAAGACAGTGAATTAGCTCACAGTGCTCTTTTAAGTAAAGTACCCAAGTTGACAAAAGTTTTCACAATAGGTGAGGGCACTACCCAACAACCTACTTCATCTTTACTCGCTACTTCAAATACCCAGGACTTCGACCATGAATGTGAACAAGACCTAATTTTAACTGAGGTAGAGGAGACTGCTGAAATACTGAAGGAGGAAACCAGTGACAAGCTTAAGAAGGGAActgttgaaatgttaaactaccaaaataaacatttttcaaatgacCCGTCAACTTGGCCTGAAAATTTAActgtcagagagagagagagagatgaaatcATAACAAGGGGTGCTccgtcatttaaaaaaagtaatgatgacTATCCGCTAAGCAGTGAAAAGcgtcatttttcaaatgattttcaatATCGCCACGCAGAAAATGGCGAGAAAGTGAAAAGGCGGTGGTTAGTTTATTCTTGCTTTTCTGATGCAGTGTTCTGCTTTCCATGTTGTTTATTTGACAATAATCCACACTCAAGTTTTGGCAAAAAGCAAGGAttcaataattggaaaaaatttcatgAGCGAGCTTCATCTCATGAAACGTCATCTGAGCATTTTAAGTTTACCCAGCAATGGATTGAAGCTGAACGTAGAATCAACCAAAATGCCGCAATTGATACTGAGTCAGgggccaaatacaaaaagaagCCGAGAGATGGCAAAACGTACTAAGaagaattattgctattattatttacttagcagaacacaacttggcttttcgtggaaactcaacaaaactttttacaaacaataacggAAACTTCCTTGGCCTTATCCAGTTACTAGGAGAGTTTGATCTGGTTATGATGGAACATTTAAGATGCATTGAAGAGAGT from Homalodisca vitripennis isolate AUS2020 chromosome 2, UT_GWSS_2.1, whole genome shotgun sequence encodes the following:
- the LOC124355806 gene encoding zinc finger MYM-type protein 5-like, with the translated sequence MSKKLSGAQRRTLTKDSELAHSALLSKVPKLTKVFTIGEGTTQQPTSSLLATSNTQDFDHECEQDLILTEVEETAEILKEETSDKLKKGTVEMLNYQNKHFSNDPSTWPENLTVRERERDEIITRGAPSFKKSNDDYPLSSEKRHFSNDFQYRHAENGEKVKRRWLVYSCFSDAVFCFPCCLFDNNPHSSFGKKQGFNNWKKFHERASSHETSSEHFKFTQQWIEAERRINQNAAIDTESGAKYKKKPRDGKTY